From a region of the Panicum virgatum strain AP13 chromosome 2K, P.virgatum_v5, whole genome shotgun sequence genome:
- the LOC120682959 gene encoding pirin-like protein At1g50590 isoform X2: MEKPRQVVRKFLARPQHEGVGAVVRRSIGRFELRYFDPFLVLDEFSVSAPAGFPDHPHRGFETVTYMLEGAVTHEDFEGHRGTIKAGDVQWMTAGRGIVHSEMPAGPGTSRGLQLWVNLSSANKMVEPGYQEIQSKDIACTTADGVTVRVIAGHAMGARSPVRTRTPTMYLDFTVRPRAAARQPVPASWNAFAYVLEGEGVFGSERCAPAGAHHLLLLGPGDGVEVWNKSDGRPLRFLLIAGVPIGEPVAQLGPFVMNTEEEIDMTVDDFERYANGFEKARHWKSQAMVALGVE, from the exons aTGGAGAAGCCCCGGCAGGTGGTGCGCAAGTTCCTGGCGCGGCCGCAGCACGAGGGCGTCGGCGCCGTCGTCCGCCGCAGCATCGGCAG GTTTGAGCTGAGGTACTTCGACCCGTTCCTAGTCCTCGACGAGTTCTCCG TTTCTGCTCCGGCGGGGTTCCCCGACCACCCGCACAGAGGATTCGAGACCGTCACCTACATGCTCGAG GGCGCCGTGACGCACGAGGACTTCGAGGGCCACCGCGGCACGATCAAGGCCGGCGACGTGCAGTGGATGACGGCCGGCCGCGGCATCGTGCACTCCGAGATGCCCGCCGGCCCCGGCACGTCCAGGGGCCTGCAGCTCTGGGTCAACCTCTCCTCCGCCAACAAAAT GGTCGAGCCCGGGTACCAGGAGATCCAGAGCAAGGACATCGCGTGCACGACCGCCGACGGCGTCACGGTGCGCGTGATCGCGGGGCACGCCATGGGGGCGCGGTCGCCGGTGCGCACGCGGACGCCGACCATGTACCTCGACTTCACCGtgcgcccgcgcgccgcggcgcggcaGCCCGTGCCCGCGTCGTGGAACGCCTTCGCGTACGTGCTCGAGGGCGAGGGCGTGTTCGGGTCCGAGCGGTGCGCGCCCGCGGGCGCGCACCACCTGCTCCTCCTCGGGCCGGGCGACGGCGTCGAGGTGTGGAACAAGTCGGACGGCAGGCCGCTCCGGTTCCTGCTCATCGCCGGCGTGCCCATCGGGGAGCCCGTGGCGCAGCTGGGCCCGTTCGTCATGAACACCGAGGAGGAGATCGACATGACCGTCGACGACTTCGAGCGCTACGCCAACGGGTTCGAGAAGGCCAGGCACTGGAAATCGCAGGCCATGGTAGCGCTTGGGGTAGAGTAG
- the LOC120682959 gene encoding pirin-like protein isoform X1 → MEKPRQVVRKFLARPQHEGVGAVVRRSIGRFELRYFDPFLVLDEFSGELSIRSFSEWASLACPIPVQLTDCLSEFRAVSAPAGFPDHPHRGFETVTYMLEGAVTHEDFEGHRGTIKAGDVQWMTAGRGIVHSEMPAGPGTSRGLQLWVNLSSANKMVEPGYQEIQSKDIACTTADGVTVRVIAGHAMGARSPVRTRTPTMYLDFTVRPRAAARQPVPASWNAFAYVLEGEGVFGSERCAPAGAHHLLLLGPGDGVEVWNKSDGRPLRFLLIAGVPIGEPVAQLGPFVMNTEEEIDMTVDDFERYANGFEKARHWKSQAMVALGVE, encoded by the exons aTGGAGAAGCCCCGGCAGGTGGTGCGCAAGTTCCTGGCGCGGCCGCAGCACGAGGGCGTCGGCGCCGTCGTCCGCCGCAGCATCGGCAG GTTTGAGCTGAGGTACTTCGACCCGTTCCTAGTCCTCGACGAGTTCTCCGGTGAGCTTTCGATCCGTTCCTTTTCTGAATGGGCATCGCTCGCATGCCCCATTCCGGTTCAACTAACCGATTGCCTGTCCGAATTCCGCGCAGTTTCTGCTCCGGCGGGGTTCCCCGACCACCCGCACAGAGGATTCGAGACCGTCACCTACATGCTCGAG GGCGCCGTGACGCACGAGGACTTCGAGGGCCACCGCGGCACGATCAAGGCCGGCGACGTGCAGTGGATGACGGCCGGCCGCGGCATCGTGCACTCCGAGATGCCCGCCGGCCCCGGCACGTCCAGGGGCCTGCAGCTCTGGGTCAACCTCTCCTCCGCCAACAAAAT GGTCGAGCCCGGGTACCAGGAGATCCAGAGCAAGGACATCGCGTGCACGACCGCCGACGGCGTCACGGTGCGCGTGATCGCGGGGCACGCCATGGGGGCGCGGTCGCCGGTGCGCACGCGGACGCCGACCATGTACCTCGACTTCACCGtgcgcccgcgcgccgcggcgcggcaGCCCGTGCCCGCGTCGTGGAACGCCTTCGCGTACGTGCTCGAGGGCGAGGGCGTGTTCGGGTCCGAGCGGTGCGCGCCCGCGGGCGCGCACCACCTGCTCCTCCTCGGGCCGGGCGACGGCGTCGAGGTGTGGAACAAGTCGGACGGCAGGCCGCTCCGGTTCCTGCTCATCGCCGGCGTGCCCATCGGGGAGCCCGTGGCGCAGCTGGGCCCGTTCGTCATGAACACCGAGGAGGAGATCGACATGACCGTCGACGACTTCGAGCGCTACGCCAACGGGTTCGAGAAGGCCAGGCACTGGAAATCGCAGGCCATGGTAGCGCTTGGGGTAGAGTAG